Genomic window (Candidatus Saccharibacteria bacterium oral taxon 488):
GGCGAGGTTGTGCACGGAACTATTTTATCAATAAAGAAACACGAAGTTTTGATTGATCTGGGGCCTTTGGGCGTTGGCTTGGTGCCGCGCCGCGAGGTGAGCATGTCGAACAATTACGCCGAAGGTGATGAGGTAACTGCGAGTGTTGTCGAGGTTGAGCTGGACAACGGTTATTCACTGCTCAGTATGCGTAAAGCGGCGCGCGATCGTGGTTGGGACGAGGTTGCAGCCAAATTGGAGAGCGGTGAAATTGTAACGGTGACGCCGTATGACGCCAATCGTGGTGGTCTGTTGGCTGAATATGAAGGGGTGCGCGGTTTCTTGCCGGTATCGCAGCTATCGGCTGAGCATTATCCGCGAGTTGGTTCAAGTGACAAGGACGAGATCTTGCAGCGGCTTAACGTGCTGGTCAACAAAGAGATTCGCGTACGGATTTTGGATGCTGATCGCAAGGCGAATAAGCTCATCTTTTCCGAAAAAGAAGCCATCAAAGAGGGCCTGGCGGAGCGGTTTGAGAAATTGTCAGTCGGCGATACCGTCAAGGGTATCGTGACTGGCGTGGTAGACTTTGGCGTATTTGTGAACGTTGAGGGAATTGAGGGACTGATTCACATCTCAGAAATTAGCTGGGAGCGGGTCAACAATCCGAGTGATTACGTCAAGGTTGGCCAGACTGTGGAGGCAAAGATTATCGCTATTGATAAGGAGCGCCTCAGCTTGAGCATGAAGCAACTGACGAAGGACCCATGGCTGGATGAAGTGGAGCAGTTCAAGTCAGGCGAGGACGTCGAAGGCACAGTCACACGGATTACACCGTTTGGTGCGTTTGTGCAGTTGAGTCCGGCCGTCGAGGCTCTCGTTCACGTTTCGGAGCTGGGTGGCGATGGGACTGACCCGGAGAAAGTCTTTACATTAAATGAGCGCAAGACCTTTGCGGTGCTCGAAATTGATAAAGATAATCGCAAAATTTCGCTGTCGCTGGCTGGCGGCAAGAAAAAATAGCCTATAGAAAAAGAGTAACGTAAACAGTTCGCCGGGAGTGTCACACGGGCGATGAAAGGAGCACGAGCAGATGACAGAAAAGATTGTCGCAATCGCAGATTCAGTAACCGTCGGAGAGCTCGCTACCACCTTGAATCTACCGGTCACGACGCTCATTGGCGAGCTGTTTAAGAATGGTATCGCGGCGACGATTAATCAGCGACTGGACTTTGAGACGGCGTCGATCATCGTTGAAGAGCTGGGCCTTGAGGTAACGCTTAAGAAAAAGGAGGCGGCCGTTGGTCATGCGCGTGTGGAGCATACGCTGTCGGAACGGGCAGTGCCGCGTCCACCGATTGTGGCGGTGATGGGGCATGTTGATCACGGCAAGACGAGCTTGCTGGATGCGATTTTGGGTAACAAGACTGCTGCAGGCGAGGCCGGTGGTATTACGCAACACATTAGTGCCTACCAAACGAGGCGTAATGGGCGGATGATTACACTGCTCGACACTCCAGGGCATGAGGCATTTGCAGCGCTGCGGCAACATGGTGCGGTGCTGACTGATGTGGTGATTATTGTGGTAGCGGCTGACGATGGCGTCAAGCCGCAGACGGTCGAGGCGATTCGATTTGCCCGTTCGGCTAACGCGAAAATCGTGGTGGCGATCAATAAAATTGACAAAGATACCGCCAACCCACAGCTGGTAAAAACGCAACTGGCATCTGAGCATGGCCTTAATCCTGAGGAGTGGGGCGGCGATACGGTGATGGTGGAAGTCAGTGCTAAAACTGGCCAGAATTTGGATAAGCTGCTTGACATGGTGCTACTCGTAGCAGATATGGAAGATCTACGGGCGGATGAGGATGTCCCGGCGGAGGGCTTGGTAATTGAGGCACATATGGAAACTGGGCGCGGCGCGGTGGTTGGGCTACTCGTCGAGCACGGTCAGCTAAAACCAGCGCATTATCTGGTGGCCGGCACGGCGTACGGTCGAGTACGAACAATGTCGGACTTTCGTGGTCAGACAATGAAAATGGCCGGCCCGAGTACACCTGTTAACGTAACTGGATTTAAGGAGCTGCCGCAGTTTGGTGATAGCTTTCGGTTGGCTAAAAATGAGAAAGAGGCGCGGCATTTGGCGCAGGCAGCGCGCCTAGAGCAGGAAAAAATGGCTGCCAGCACCAATGTCACCAGCTCGGATATTTTGAAAATGATGAGTCAGCAGCATGACGCTGAGTCGTTCAATGTTCTCGTCAAGGCTGATGTTCAGGGGTCGCTCACGTCGGTGATTGATAGCCTGAAATTGATTGATACAGGTGGCTTGGTGGATCTACATGTCATCGGTAGTGGGGTTGGTAATATTTCAGAAAATGACATTCATCTGGCAGTTGGCGAGAACACGGTCATTTATGGTTTTAATGTTGATCTGCCGCCAGCAGTGAAGCGCCTGGCAGCACGTGAGCATGTTGAGGTGCGGCTGTATCGAGTGATTTATGAACTACTTGATAACGCCAAGCAATCCATGGAAGCGTTACTGGCCCCAGAGGTCGTCGAGACCGAGGTCGGCCAGCTGAGCGTTAAGGGCGTGTTCCGAACGGTGCGCGAAGAGGTGATCGCTGGTGGTGAAGTGATGACGGGTAAGGTTTATAAGGGCCTGTTGGCGCGCCTGAAGCGTGGCGATGAGCATATTGCCGAGGTTGAAGTATCGTCCGTCCAGCGTCAACATCAGGAAGCCAAAGAGGTGTTTGAGGGTGAAATGTGTGGGCTCAGCCTCAAAACTACGCGAAAAGTCGTTGTCGAGGAAGGTGACACGCTGGAGTTCTTTACGCGGGAACTGGTGAAGAAGACGTTGTAACAACTTGTCACTGTGGGTAATTTTAGTATATCGGACGATTTTCTATTGACTTTTTTATATAAATCTGCTAAAGTCTAAGCTATAAACATATATTTTATGAGATAGTCAAACTGTTTTAGTAGTCACTTACTCTCTGAAAGGAAACCACCACATGTCAGAAAGAAATATCCCTCGCCGCGGCAATACTATGCCATCTGCGGAACGAGTCGCCAACTCGCCAGAACAGATTCCAGCCCCTAATGCAGCAATGCAGGAATTTGCTGGCAAGTTTTCTTCTATCTCTGAGCAAATGAATGAGGTCGTCGCCTCGAAGCGGGCGACCACAAAAGAGTATAAGGCTAACAAGCAACTTTCTCCTCAGCTCGTCGAGAAGTATGGTGGTCATGACATCTACCGTGACAAGATTATCGGATACAATCAGCAAATTGCTGGTTTACAGAATGAGCACCGTGCGCTTACTGAGTTGTATGGTGAGCTTGGTGGTGATAAGATTGATAGCCTTAAACAAGAACTGCAAGACCGCACCGGTGGTAGGGCCCGTGGCACTTGGTCGGCAGAAGCCGTGATTACCGAGCGGGCACTACGTCAGGCACAGGACGCTTTTGCTAAGAATTATGAGGATTACAAGGCTGAGAAGCGAAAGGGAGATCAGACGAGCCAGTCACAAGGTGAATCCAGCCCATCTCCTCTGAATACATTACCGGCTCTAGAGCCAGGTCCGAGTAGCAAGAATAATAAGTCTCCTCTTGCTTTGCCGCCAGCCAAGAAAAGTCCGGAAGGGGGCTCAGCAGGCAACAAGGGGCCTGAAGGCCAAGGTAGTAGCGGTGAGGGTGGTAAAAAAGATCTCACAAATGAAGCCGTTAAGCTAATGGGTGAGGCTTCGCGAGTTCTCAGTGATCCAGACGCCTCTGCTGAAGACAAGGCGAAGGCACGCAAAGCTATTCAGGCAATCATAGAGAAGATTGATGGTAGTGGTGAGGATGATCCACGCCCAGCCGAGGAGAGAATCAGCGATGCTATGACTCGCATGAGCGATTTCTTTGAGAATACGTATGAGATAGACCCTGCTACTGGTGAGAAACGATACACGTATCTTGAGCATATTAGGCGCTATGAAGCTGCACGTGAGCGTTTCCAAGAAGTTATGGCTCTTAAACAAAAGAGCTGTGGACTACGCATCAATCCAAACGGTAAGCTTATGGAACGCTTGCTAGGTTGTGGTCGATTGGGCGCTAAGCTCGCTGATCGTCTAACACGCCCGTCTAAAGAAGAGCAGGAGGCAGCGGCAGCCTACGAAGCAGCCTTGACGCAGGTTGACGTTGACCGGCACAACTTCCTCGGTCAGGAGATTGATCATGGTAATCTAACAAAAGAGGAAGTACGCGGTTTGCGTAGCCAGTTCTTTACAGCAGAGCATTACGGTAATGTCCAAGAAATTGCGCGTCTGCAGATGGATCGCGGCAAAGATGAGGACGGCAACCGTCGTCGTCCAATGAGCAAGTGGTTGCGACGTCTGGGCTATCTGACTGCTGGTGCGATTGGTGGCGTAACGGCGATGTTTAATATACCGCTTGGTATTGCCGTTGCTGGGGCTGGTGCCGGTGTATTTCGCGGCTTGGCAAATAAGCGGAACGCTAACATGAAAGTTAGTCCAGAAGATAAAAATCCGTTGAATAAAGAATATAAAGCCGAAGCTGTGGCAGACGTATATCATCAACAGTTCTTGGAGTCTATGCAGGCTCGGACTGAGGAGGCGCAAAAAGAGGGTTCTGATTGGGAGCCGGGTGCTCGTGATATCGTCGGTACGCATCTATATGAGACATCAATTGAGGCTGGCAAGAGTACCGAGCGTCTTACCAGGCCAGTGTTGGGTGCGGTGGCGCTAGCTGCAGCCATTAAATTTTCTACGGATTTGATGGGATCAGGAAGTGCCGGCGGGAGTGGCAACGTTGAAAATCCAAAGTCAGAAACTGGAGGCGGTGATAGTGCTGGAAATGTTCCACCAACAGTTTCATCAGAGACCCCGCCCGCTCAGCCTCACCTTACCGAGGTTAACACGAACGGTGCGCCAGAGAGCGTGGTTGGCGATCAGTTGCAGCATCTTGGCTATAAGCTTGAGGGCGACTCGACGGAGTTTCTGAAGAAGCTTGCAGACAACGTTGGTCAAGATAAGGTTTTTGCCGACGCTAACAATAACCCAGTAGATATGTTTACGGGAAAAGCTGGCGACCAGCAGTTTGGGGCTTGGAATGTTAACACGAGTGTGCGCTTTAGTGATGAAGCGGTGCGAGCCATTGAGGCTATGAAAGATGTTACTAAGGTTTAGAAATTAAAACAATAGGAGAACACAAACAATGACACATGAACAAATATTTGAGCAGTTAGGCATTACTGGTGCGAGTGATGAGGTTAAGCAGAGCACTCTCCACAACCTCGTTGGTGCGGTTGAGGTCCAATTTGCTAGCGTTAGTGATGAGCTATTAACGGAAGAACAAGATGAGGAATTAAATAAGCTCGTTGACGCACATGATGGTGATCCTAGCGTTGTCGGTGAGTGGCTAAAAACTCATATACCAGAGGCTGGACAGCTATACCAGGCAATACTGGAGGATGAGATTGTTCGTCTAAAAAGTCGGTTGGACACATAGGTCGTCGAATAGCTCTCATGAAGGTATAGTAGCATTCTGATCAGGATGCTGCTATACTAGTATAGAGAGAACGGGAACCATAAACGAGGAGACGATATGTTCCAACTAGATGATAATTTTTTGAAAGAATTAGGACTAGACCAACTGCCAGATGAGCAGAAGAAGCCGTTTTTGCAGCATATTTATAGCGAGTTGGAGCTACGGGTCGGCGAGCGGCTGAGTCAGGGGATGAGCGACGCGCAGCTGGATGAGTTTGCGAACATTATCGACAAGGCGCCGGGCGCGGTAGATGAGTTTCTCGCCAAACACGCACCAAATTACCAGCAGGAGCCAATGTTTCAGCGGCTGGTGCAGGCGACCAAGGCTGATCCGAATAATCCGGGTCTAAAAGATGAGTTTGCGGCGACGAAGTGGCTGGAGGTAAATCGGCCTGATTATCGCGACGTGGTGGCGGCAACAATGGACGAGCTGAAGAAGGAGATTATAACTAACCGCGAGGCTATTTTAGGCGGTATGGGTGCATCCTCGGCGCCGGGACAAGCTTAGAGCGAGCCTTTAGCTGCCTTAGCTCATGAACTTAGCCTTGATGGCCGCGGAGAAACGCCTCTGCGGTCATTTGTTTGCCGCTCGGGGCAATCAGCTCGAGGACGGCAAGATATCGTCCATCACAGCACTTAACGCTCAGCGGCGATTCTGGGGCGTTTGAGGCGCGAGTTTTGGTGATAATGAGTTCACGGTCATGAATGCGCAGACGACTACGTGGAAAGCCGAGATACGCCCGCACATGGGCATCGGCGGCGGCTGCGGTCATTGCCGTCGGGTCAATGAGTGACATATCCTTGGAAAGCAGCTGGCAATACGTGGCATCGGTGTCGTTTTGTGGGGTCGGCTGGAGCGTACCGGCGAGGATACTTGGCAGCGTGCGCACGAGCAGGTCGCTGCCGGCAGCAAACAGTTCATCATATAGCTGCGGTTTGGTTTCAGTGCCAGTGAGCGGGTGACGGTGTTGGGTGTAAATTGGGCCAGCGTCCATCTGGGCGTCAAGTTGCATAATGGAAACACCGGTTTCTGTATCTTGGTGTGCAATGACGGCCTCAATGGGCGAAGGGCCACGCCATTTTGGCAGTAGCGAGGGATGGAGATTAATAATACCAGGAGTGAAGAGGTCAATGATTGACTGGGGGATAATTTTGCCATAAGCGACGAGGACGCCGGCGACGGGCTGAAGGGCGGTGATATCGGGGATAATGTCGCGGAGCTTGTTGGGCTGCCAGACGAGGATGCCATGTTGGCGGGCAAAGGTCTTGACTGGTGGTTCGGTAAGCTTATGGCCGCGGCCGCTACGCATATCGGGTTTGGTGATGACGGCGCAAATGGGAAATCCTGCCTCGTAGAGTGCTTTAAGGGTAATCAGACTGTACGCTTCGGTGCCGAAAAAGATGATTGGCGGCATGTTAGTCCCACAGCTGAGCATTATCTTTGATGTCGGCTTCGTAATCAAGCGGCTGCAATTCACCAGAATCATCAAGCGTGTAAAAAGCATCGTGCTGGTCACGGATATGGTCGATAAAGACGACGCCGTTGGTGTGATCGATCTCGTGCTGGATGACACGGGCGAGGAAACCTTCGGCCTTAAGGCGAATCTCGTTGCCATCAAGGTCAAGAGCCTTGACACGGATTTTAGAATGGCGGGGGACTTTGCCGTAGACTTGCTTAACGCTGAGGCAGCCTTCGAAATCGGCGACAATTTCTCCCTCGTATTTGACAATTTCAGGATTGATCAAGGTGGTGAATTCGCGAGTTGCTTTGTCGTCAAAGTCGCTGCGGACGATGATGACGCGCTCGAGGCGATCAACCTGGATGGCAGCTAGGGCAGCGCTGATTTCATGAGGGCGAGAATCTTCCCAGTCAAGAGCGGCCGCGATCATATCGGCTGATAACTGACGCACCTCGTCGGTGATGACGTGAATTTTAGCTGATTTTTGGCGGAGATGCGGATTTGGTAGAGCAATGATATCGTCTTTAGTCATTGTGATCATTATAGCATATGTGGCTAGAGGAGGCTGGTCGGATCGAGCTCAGCCTGCCAATGAGTCGGTGGCACGAGGTCAAGGAGACTGACGAGGTCGCCGCGGCGGGGGCTTTTGAGAATGAGCTGCCAGCGGTACGTGTCGCGGACTCGCTCATAAAATGCTGGTGTTGGGCCGAGGATGCGTACGTCGGCCGGGGCAGCTGCCCGCAGTGTCTGGGCGAGCTTTTTGGCGTTGCGGATGGCGGCAGCTTCGGTTTTGTAGACGCAGGTTAATTTAAGTAGATAGACGAACGGTGGAAAGTCAGTGGCGCGTCGCTGGGCGATAGTGCGGGCGTAGAAATCAGTATAGTTTTGGGCAAGCCCATCTCGGATGGCGGGATGATCCGGCTGAAAGGTCTGGACGATGACGTCGGTGGCGTGATGGGAGCGGCCAACGCGGCCAACGACTTGGGCCAGCAGCTGAAAGGTGCGCTCGCTCGAGGAAAAGTCAGGCAGTGTCAACCCGGCGTCGGCTTGGACGACACCAACAGTGCGTAGGTGCGGTAGATCGAGGCCCTTGGCGATCACTTGGGTGCCGATGATGATGTCAATTGAGCCGTTTTTGAGCTCGTTGTAGCGCTTATCGGCCGCGTCGTTGGTACTTGTATCGGCATCGAAGCGGGCGATGGTGCTTGCGGGAAAGAGCTTGCGTAATTCTGCCTCGATGCGCTTGGTGCCGAGGCCTTTATGAATGATATCGGCATGACGACACTCGGGGCAGCTGGTGGGTACGGGTGCAGCAAACCCACAAATATGACAGAGGAGCTGGTGCTGGTCGGCGTGTAGTGTGAGCGGCACGAAGCAGCGCGGACAGCCAGCATTCCAGCCGCATTGTTCACATAGGGTGATAGCGGCAGTGCCGCGGCGATTATGAAAGATGAGGGCTTGATTACCGTCATTCAGCGAGCCGGTGATAGCCGAGAGTAGTTGATCAGAGAGAAAGAAATGCTGAGTAAAGTTCGTGCGCTTGGTCATATCAACCAGCGAGATGCGCGGCTTGACGGCGTCTGAACGGGCGGGCGTGGGCATAGCGATGATAGGCCGGCCAGCGGTTTTCGCCAGAAAATAATCGCTGATCGTAGGGGTGGCACTGCCGAGAACGAGCTTGGCTTCATGCTGGCGAGCGAGAATGGCCGCAGTGCGCGGCGCTGAGTAGCGGGGCGATTGTTCTTGTTTGAAGCTGGGTTCGTGACATTCATCAATGACGACGAGGCCCAGCTGCTGGACGGGCATGAATAGGGCCGATCGAGGGCCGATGACGATGAGCGGGTCGCGTGAATTGATAACATGTTGCCAAGTCACGTGCCGCTCGGCTTCGGTCTGACGCGAGTGGGTGAGGATAATATTGTCGAAATACCTCGCAAATTCGCTAACGAGTTGTGAGGTGAGGGCAATTTCTGGCACCAGAATAATTGACGATAAGCCCTCGTCCATCAACCGCCGGGCGAGCTCGATATAGACACGCGTCTTGCCAGATCCGGTCACGCCATGTAGTAGGGCGCTGCCGGGGAGCATGTCGTCAATGGCGGTGATGGCGGCTCTCTGGTCGGGCGTGAGCGCTGTTGTCGGTGGTCGTGAGGCCTGCGGACTGGCGGCGCGTGCGGGTATGTGGCGGCGCTTTTTCGTCAAACCGCGTGGCAGAATGGTTTGCCAGACGGTCGCGAGATGCGTATGATAATAGCTACTCATCCACAGAGCCGTTTGGATGAGCGGTAGCGGCACGGGAGCGTCATCTAAAATCTGGACAATTTCTTTAACCGTAAACTCGGGCTTAACGACTGCCGACATAATGATGCCAACGCACTGAGCCGAGCCAACTTCTATAACCACGAGTGCACCGACTGGCAGCTGCTCAGGGTGTGCATAGGTAAACGAGTGCGCATCGGCACGAATGATCTTGATCGGTGATACCAAATAGTAGTGCATGTCTTGCTTTATTATACCGCGCTGGCTGGTTGAATATAATCATGAGCGTTTTAGGGTGTAAGTACGTATACTGAGGGGTGGGGCGTATAATTGTCGAAAAAAGCTTGTCGGGTGTTGTAAAATTGTGATACACTGAGTGATAGCGAAAGGGAACATGGGGAGAGAATGCTTGACATTTTTATTACATCACGAGTGAGACGCAAAATCGTAGTCGTGTACGCCAAGTATCCTGATTTTCATACGCACGTACGTGGCCTGGCCAAGCTGATCAAGGAAGATCCGGGTAATATTCAGCGCGAGCTCAAGCGGCTAGAGAAGGTTGGTTTCCTGAGGAGTGAGAAGCAAGGCAATTCGCGGGCATACTTTACGAACAAGCAGTTCCCGATTTTCAAGGAATTACAGAGTATGGTGATTAAGTCGCAGCAACATGCGGCCCGGCCGAAGCGCGGCTCGGTTGATAGAGATTGATGACCTTATTTGAGCAGATTTTGACAGCGCGGGGCTTGACGACGCGGGCAGCACGCGAAGCTTTTTTGCAGCCGGATTATGTGGCGGTGAAGCACGATCCGTTTTTGCTGCCGGACATGAAGAAGGCAGTGGCGCGGTTGAAACAGGCGCGGGAGCAGGGCGAAAAAATCGTCATTTACGGCGATTATGACATTGATGGGCTGAGCGCTACGGCGCTGCTGCTGGATGCCTTTGGTAAGTTTGGTTTTGAGGACGTCGATGCTTTCATTCCGAACCGTTTTGTTGAGGGTTATGGCATGACCATGGGTGCGGTGGACAAGGTGCGCGATATGGGTGCGGATTTGATCGTGACGGTGGATACCGGTAGTTTGTGCCATGCGGAAATTGCCTATGCCGCTAGCTTGGGGATTGATACGGTGGTGACAGATCATCATAACGTGGCCGAGACGCCGCCGCCGAGTGTGGCAGCGGTGAATCCGAAATTTCCAGGACATACTTATCCATTTCGTGATTTGTGCGGTGCGGGCGTGGCGTTTAAGTTGGTGCAGGCGCTGCAGACAGAACTAGATGGGTTACCTGACGGCTATGAAAAATGGCTGCTGGATTTGGTGGCGTTGGGGACGGTTTGTGACATTGTGACGTTGGCTGATGAAAATAGGGCAAATGTGTATTGGGGCTTGGAGGTGTTGAAAAAACAACAACGCCCAGGACTGAAAGCGTTGATGGCAGTGGCGGGTATTGAACCAGAGCAGGTCAATGCTAGGCATTTGGGGTTTGGTTTGGGTCCGCGAATGAATGCGGCGGGTCGGCTGGAAACGGCGCAGCATGCACTGGATATGTTGGTGGCGCGCGATGGATTGGCGGCATTGGAGGCGAGCGAAAAACTGGAGGAATTGAACGTCAAGCGGCGTGGAATTCAGGACGCGATTTTTGAGGAAGCGTGTGAGCAGGCTGAGGAATTGGCTGATGACCGGGTGCTGGTGGTAAGTAGTGATGGTTGGAATCACGGCGTTATCGGTATTGTGGCGTCGAAATTGGTGGAAAAATATAAAAAGCCAGTGTTTATCATTGGCGAGCGCGGCGAGGAAGCGACTGGTTCGGCGCGCAGTTTTGGTGATTTTTCAGCGGCAGATGCTGTGCGGGCAGCGGACGATATTATTATCAAAGGTGGCGGGCATGGTGCGGCAGCGGGCGTGACGCTGGCGACTGAGAGAATTAACGATTTTCGCCGGCGAGTAAATGAGTTTTATGATTCGCTGCAACTCATAAATCAAGAGCGATATTTGCTGCCGCGAGCTGACGTGGAAATCGATGATTTTTCGGAAAT
Coding sequences:
- the recJ gene encoding single-stranded-DNA-specific exonuclease RecJ translates to MTLFEQILTARGLTTRAAREAFLQPDYVAVKHDPFLLPDMKKAVARLKQAREQGEKIVIYGDYDIDGLSATALLLDAFGKFGFEDVDAFIPNRFVEGYGMTMGAVDKVRDMGADLIVTVDTGSLCHAEIAYAASLGIDTVVTDHHNVAETPPPSVAAVNPKFPGHTYPFRDLCGAGVAFKLVQALQTELDGLPDGYEKWLLDLVALGTVCDIVTLADENRANVYWGLEVLKKQQRPGLKALMAVAGIEPEQVNARHLGFGLGPRMNAAGRLETAQHALDMLVARDGLAALEASEKLEELNVKRRGIQDAIFEEACEQAEELADDRVLVVSSDGWNHGVIGIVASKLVEKYKKPVFIIGERGEEATGSARSFGDFSAADAVRAADDIIIKGGGHGAAAGVTLATERINDFRRRVNEFYDSLQLINQERYLLPRADVEIDDFSEIDEELVENLARMEPFGNGNPEPVVKITTAIVLSARRMGADGQHVKLALRDKNGKVLQMLAFNAPEEFFREPGDEVTAWFQPTINEWQGVRTVEGRLVHVALSD
- the def gene encoding peptide deformylase — its product is MTKDDIIALPNPHLRQKSAKIHVITDEVRQLSADMIAAALDWEDSRPHEISAALAAIQVDRLERVIIVRSDFDDKATREFTTLINPEIVKYEGEIVADFEGCLSVKQVYGKVPRHSKIRVKALDLDGNEIRLKAEGFLARVIQHEIDHTNGVVFIDHIRDQHDAFYTLDDSGELQPLDYEADIKDNAQLWD
- a CDS encoding translation initiation factor IF-2, whose product is MTEKIVAIADSVTVGELATTLNLPVTTLIGELFKNGIAATINQRLDFETASIIVEELGLEVTLKKKEAAVGHARVEHTLSERAVPRPPIVAVMGHVDHGKTSLLDAILGNKTAAGEAGGITQHISAYQTRRNGRMITLLDTPGHEAFAALRQHGAVLTDVVIIVVAADDGVKPQTVEAIRFARSANAKIVVAINKIDKDTANPQLVKTQLASEHGLNPEEWGGDTVMVEVSAKTGQNLDKLLDMVLLVADMEDLRADEDVPAEGLVIEAHMETGRGAVVGLLVEHGQLKPAHYLVAGTAYGRVRTMSDFRGQTMKMAGPSTPVNVTGFKELPQFGDSFRLAKNEKEARHLAQAARLEQEKMAASTNVTSSDILKMMSQQHDAESFNVLVKADVQGSLTSVIDSLKLIDTGGLVDLHVIGSGVGNISENDIHLAVGENTVIYGFNVDLPPAVKRLAAREHVEVRLYRVIYELLDNAKQSMEALLAPEVVETEVGQLSVKGVFRTVREEVIAGGEVMTGKVYKGLLARLKRGDEHIAEVEVSSVQRQHQEAKEVFEGEMCGLSLKTTRKVVVEEGDTLEFFTRELVKKTL
- the priA gene encoding primosomal protein N' yields the protein MHYYLVSPIKIIRADAHSFTYAHPEQLPVGALVVIEVGSAQCVGIIMSAVVKPEFTVKEIVQILDDAPVPLPLIQTALWMSSYYHTHLATVWQTILPRGLTKKRRHIPARAASPQASRPPTTALTPDQRAAITAIDDMLPGSALLHGVTGSGKTRVYIELARRLMDEGLSSIILVPEIALTSQLVSEFARYFDNIILTHSRQTEAERHVTWQHVINSRDPLIVIGPRSALFMPVQQLGLVVIDECHEPSFKQEQSPRYSAPRTAAILARQHEAKLVLGSATPTISDYFLAKTAGRPIIAMPTPARSDAVKPRISLVDMTKRTNFTQHFFLSDQLLSAITGSLNDGNQALIFHNRRGTAAITLCEQCGWNAGCPRCFVPLTLHADQHQLLCHICGFAAPVPTSCPECRHADIIHKGLGTKRIEAELRKLFPASTIARFDADTSTNDAADKRYNELKNGSIDIIIGTQVIAKGLDLPHLRTVGVVQADAGLTLPDFSSSERTFQLLAQVVGRVGRSHHATDVIVQTFQPDHPAIRDGLAQNYTDFYARTIAQRRATDFPPFVYLLKLTCVYKTEAAAIRNAKKLAQTLRAAAPADVRILGPTPAFYERVRDTYRWQLILKSPRRGDLVSLLDLVPPTHWQAELDPTSLL
- a CDS encoding ArsR family transcriptional regulator, which translates into the protein MLDIFITSRVRRKIVVVYAKYPDFHTHVRGLAKLIKEDPGNIQRELKRLEKVGFLRSEKQGNSRAYFTNKQFPIFKELQSMVIKSQQHAARPKRGSVDRD
- a CDS encoding S1 RNA-binding domain-containing protein, yielding MANPLTMDDLLAQASDSVKQLTAGEVVHGTILSIKKHEVLIDLGPLGVGLVPRREVSMSNNYAEGDEVTASVVEVELDNGYSLLSMRKAARDRGWDEVAAKLESGEIVTVTPYDANRGGLLAEYEGVRGFLPVSQLSAEHYPRVGSSDKDEILQRLNVLVNKEIRVRILDADRKANKLIFSEKEAIKEGLAERFEKLSVGDTVKGIVTGVVDFGVFVNVEGIEGLIHISEISWERVNNPSDYVKVGQTVEAKIIAIDKERLSLSMKQLTKDPWLDEVEQFKSGEDVEGTVTRITPFGAFVQLSPAVEALVHVSELGGDGTDPEKVFTLNERKTFAVLEIDKDNRKISLSLAGGKKK
- the fmt gene encoding methionyl-tRNA formyltransferase, which gives rise to MPPIIFFGTEAYSLITLKALYEAGFPICAVITKPDMRSGRGHKLTEPPVKTFARQHGILVWQPNKLRDIIPDITALQPVAGVLVAYGKIIPQSIIDLFTPGIINLHPSLLPKWRGPSPIEAVIAHQDTETGVSIMQLDAQMDAGPIYTQHRHPLTGTETKPQLYDELFAAGSDLLVRTLPSILAGTLQPTPQNDTDATYCQLLSKDMSLIDPTAMTAAAADAHVRAYLGFPRSRLRIHDRELIITKTRASNAPESPLSVKCCDGRYLAVLELIAPSGKQMTAEAFLRGHQG